From Lepisosteus oculatus isolate fLepOcu1 chromosome 8, fLepOcu1.hap2, whole genome shotgun sequence, one genomic window encodes:
- the hmgn7 gene encoding non-histone chromosomal protein HMG-14A, producing the protein MPKRKQQGSEGEAKEEPQRRSARLSAKPAPPKPEPKPKKPAKKEKAVNDKKEDKKPKGKKGGKAEGEANEENHSENGDAKPNEVQTPEDSEEKEAKSE; encoded by the exons ATGCCCAAGAGAAAG CAACAAGGATCCGAAGGGGAGGCGAAGGAGGAG CCCCAGAGGAGATCCGCGAGGTTATCGGCG AAACCAGCACCTCCCAAACCTGAACCAAAACCCAAGAAGCCAGCCAAG AAAGAGAAGGCAGTGAACGACAAGAAGGAGGACAAGAAGCCCAAGGGAAAGAAGGGAGGGAAGGCGGAGGGAGAGGCGAACGAGGAGAATCACTCCGAAAACGGAGACGCCAAACCCAACGAG GTGCAGACTCCCGAAGATTCCGAGGAGAAAGAAGCCAAGTCCGAATAG